gaggggggcaccgcacacggctaagatcaactttgatgtgttctagggtgcccccctccccacgtatataaaggagggagggggaggccggacggccctcataggcgcgccaaggggggaggaatcctcctcctagtaggagtaggactcccccctttcctagtcctactaggagaagaaggaaggagggggaaagagaaggaaggagggggcgtcgcccctccccctagtccaattcggactaggcccatgggagGGCGCGACCAGcccttggcagcccctctctctctcccctaggcccaataaggcccattacttctccggtggttccaataacccttctggcactccgatatttatccggtgactcCCGGAACTCATCCGATGTCCGAAtaacatcatccaatatatcattctttatgtctcgaccatttcgagactccacgtcatgtccatgatcacatccgggactccgaactaccttcggtacatcaaaacacataaactcataataccgatcgtcattgaacgttaagcgtgcggaccctacgggttcgagaactatgtagacatgatcgagactcatctccgatcaataaccaatagcggaacctggatgctcatattggctcccacatattatacgaagatctttatcggtcaaaccgcataacgtcatacgttgttccctttgtcatcggtatgttacttgcccgagatttgatcgtcggtatctaaatacctagttcaatctcgttaccggtaagtctctttactcgttccgtaatgcatcatcccgtaactaactcattagtcacattgcttgcaaggcttatagtgatgtgcattaccgagagggcccagagatacctctccgacaatcggagtgacaaatcctaatctcgatctatgccaactcaacaaacaccatcggagacacccgtagagcatctttatagtcacccagttacgttgtgacgtttgatagcacactaagtgttcttccggtattcgggagttgcataatctcatagtcataggaacatgtataagtcatgaagaaagcaatagcaacaaactaaacgatcatcgtgctaagctaacggatgggtcttgtcaatcacatcattctctaatgatgtgatcccgttcatcaaatgacaactcatgtctatggctaggaaacttaaccatctttgattaacgagctagtcaagtagaggcatactagtgacactctgtttgtctatgtattcacacatgtactaagtttccggttaatacaattctagcatgaataataaacatttatcatgatataaggaaatataaataacaactttattattgcctctagggcatatttccttcaggggatTTGTCCTATGATGGGCGTGTTGGAGCTACGGCGGCAGTATGCAGGGATGAACACGGTCACTACCTTGGGTCCTCATCAACTGTTCTACTCGGTGTTATCAACCCTACAATTTTAGAGACCATTGCTTGCCGTGAGGCTTTAGCACTTGCGGCTGATCTAACTTTGGATCACTTGATAATTGCTAGTGACTGCGAACCGATTGTGAATGACATCATAAAAGGAGTAGGAGGCCCTCATATCACAGTCGTCAAGGAGATAGATAATAGAAGAGCACATTTTACTGTTTTGATTTTATGTTCGAAGGTCGTGCTTCGAAtcatgaggctcacaatcttgtAAAATTTTCCGCCTCGCCTCCGCAGGGTCACCACTTGTGGCTTATTTCCCCTCATGACCCTCTTTGTATCCTTTTGAATATTGTTCCAAATTAATAAAGTATGGGATCCTAAAAAAAGTAAAATGTACTACTCCTAGGCCAGCGTGTGGATTCCACGAACGACCCTCGAAACAACAAAGGGCGAAGCATGCACATGTGGACCAGGTCCGGCCAATGGGGATCCATCTAGCCACCAATTGGACCTTCTCCTTTCGAGGAGCAAGGATAAACTGCCCTCCGGCCACCGCCCGTTCCCTCCCGCACCTTATCCTTCCCTGATCCCCCGTACAAAAACCACTCCTTTCCCTCTATGTGACCCACCCAACCCCAAGCACCGCAGCCGGCCACACTCCTTCCTCCTCCAGCGCCAAGAACTCGACAACCACCGGAGGTAAGCAAGCAACCCAACCCACATTCCCCGCACCAGATCATCGCAGCTCGCGACGGATTACGCAGCCCTTGCTTGTCTCTGACTGACTGCAGGTTCAGCCGAGCTCGACCGATGGCGTCGCTCTCCGTGGCCACGCTCCCGCAGCTCGCcggcgcgccggcggcggcggcggcgaagaagaGGTCCGGCGTGACGTACGTGGAGGGCATGAACGCCTACAGCGGCCTCAAGGGGCTCAACAAGGTGACCATGCTGGGCGTGCGCAAGAGcgccgactacaagttcgccaggATCGTGGCGTCGCTCAGCCCCGCGGGGAAGAGGCGCGGGGGCTCGTTTGGCGCGCAGTGCAACGCCGCCGGGGAGATCTTCCAGATCGCCGTCGTCATGAACGCGCTCACGCTCGTCGGCGTCGCCGTCGGCTTCGTGCTGCTCCGGGCCGAGGCGGCCTTCGAGGAGTCGGAGGAGTGAGTGAAACCCAACCCAACGCCGTGTGCCTGCCCTGACCAGCCGTTTCAGTTCAGTTCAGTTCAGGCTGCTGTTTGGCTGGCGCGTAAGCCGTGATATATAAAACGTGATGTATGCTATTTTACATTTGGTTTTGTATCAATGACAATCGATTGATGAATACCCCGGAAACACATTTTTGGAGGCTCAGCCCTGCAAATTTGTCTCTCGATTGTtcgctgcttgtctgattcttctCTAGGAAGAG
This window of the Triticum aestivum cultivar Chinese Spring chromosome 5D, IWGSC CS RefSeq v2.1, whole genome shotgun sequence genome carries:
- the LOC123122946 gene encoding uncharacterized protein; this encodes MASLSVATLPQLAGAPAAAAAKKRSGVTYVEGMNAYSGLKGLNKVTMLGVRKSADYKFARIVASLSPAGKRRGGSFGAQCNAAGEIFQIAVVMNALTLVGVAVGFVLLRAEAAFEESEE